The Macrobrachium rosenbergii isolate ZJJX-2024 chromosome 8, ASM4041242v1, whole genome shotgun sequence genome includes a region encoding these proteins:
- the LOC136841111 gene encoding high mobility group nucleosome-binding domain-containing protein 5-like, with amino-acid sequence MVMLLVMGGRKEDGRGMSDEVESPGRVEEEEEEEGKEGDRRREGEKVEEGCQMKSNPLGGSRKKKKKERREKREEERRWKRDEMKKKEDEEEEEEEGKEGEIEGEKVEEG; translated from the coding sequence ATGGTGATGCTGCTGGTGAtgggagggaggaaagaagaTGGAAGAGGGATGTCAGATGAAGTCGAATCCCCTGGGAGggtcgaggaagaagaagaagaagaaggaaaggagggagatagaaggagagaaggagagaaggtgGAAGAGGGATGTCAGATGAAGTCGAATCCCCTGGGAGggtcgaggaagaagaagaagaaggaaaggagggagaagagggaagaagagagaaggtggaagagggatgagatgaagaagaaagaagatgaagaagaagaagaagaagaaggaaaggagggagagatagAAGGAGAGAAGGTGGAAGAAGGATGA